Proteins encoded together in one Anguilla anguilla isolate fAngAng1 chromosome 9, fAngAng1.pri, whole genome shotgun sequence window:
- the ptrh2 gene encoding peptidyl-tRNA hydrolase 2, mitochondrial isoform X2 yields the protein MTALCWHALRGKLTSVNEILRMDSVSSQIAIGVLAGVGCGLCIGWLLRGRLGGRARGLMPAGANGGGSVTSVMGESGEFKMTLVVRNDLKMGKGKVAAQCSHAAVSAFKQVQRRNPDLLRQWEYCGQPKVVVRAPDEESLIELLAHAKELGLPVSLIQDAGRTQIAPGSRTVLGIGPGPVDLVDKVTGHLKLY from the exons ATGACAGCTTTATGTTGGCATGCGTTGCGTGGAAAGTTGACCTCAGTCAACGAAAT CCTTAGAATGGATTCGGTGTCCAGCCAGATAGCGATCGGCGTTCTGGCCGGCGTGGGCTGCGGACTGTGCATCGGGTGGCTCCTCCGCGGTCggctgggcgggcgggcgaggggCCTGATGCCCGCGGGCGCGAACGGCGGCGGGAGCGTGACCAGCGTGATGGGCGAGAGCGGCGAGTTCAAGATGACCCTGGTGGTGCGGAACGACCTGAAGATGGGCAAGGGCAAGGTGGCGGCGCAGTGCTCGCACGCGGCCGTCTCCGCCTTCAAGCAGGTCCAGCGCCGGAACCCGGACCTCCTCAGGCAGTGGGAGTACTGCGGCCAGCCCAAGGTGGTGGTCCGGGCGCCGGACGAGGAGAGCCTGATCGAGCTGCTGGCCCACGCTAAGGAGCTCGGGCTGCCCGTCAGCCTGATTCAGGACGCAGGGAGGACCCAGATCGCCCCTGGCTCACGCACTGTGTTGGGTATTGGGCCGGGCCCAGTCGATCTCGTGGACAAAGTCACTGGACACTTAAAACTTTATTAA
- the ptrh2 gene encoding peptidyl-tRNA hydrolase 2, mitochondrial isoform X1: MSESSAKRRKIQVQKLKITWTCLRMDSVSSQIAIGVLAGVGCGLCIGWLLRGRLGGRARGLMPAGANGGGSVTSVMGESGEFKMTLVVRNDLKMGKGKVAAQCSHAAVSAFKQVQRRNPDLLRQWEYCGQPKVVVRAPDEESLIELLAHAKELGLPVSLIQDAGRTQIAPGSRTVLGIGPGPVDLVDKVTGHLKLY; encoded by the exons ATGTCAGAAAGTTCAGCAAAGAGgaggaaaatccaggttcagaaattAAAAATCACCTGGACTTg CCTTAGAATGGATTCGGTGTCCAGCCAGATAGCGATCGGCGTTCTGGCCGGCGTGGGCTGCGGACTGTGCATCGGGTGGCTCCTCCGCGGTCggctgggcgggcgggcgaggggCCTGATGCCCGCGGGCGCGAACGGCGGCGGGAGCGTGACCAGCGTGATGGGCGAGAGCGGCGAGTTCAAGATGACCCTGGTGGTGCGGAACGACCTGAAGATGGGCAAGGGCAAGGTGGCGGCGCAGTGCTCGCACGCGGCCGTCTCCGCCTTCAAGCAGGTCCAGCGCCGGAACCCGGACCTCCTCAGGCAGTGGGAGTACTGCGGCCAGCCCAAGGTGGTGGTCCGGGCGCCGGACGAGGAGAGCCTGATCGAGCTGCTGGCCCACGCTAAGGAGCTCGGGCTGCCCGTCAGCCTGATTCAGGACGCAGGGAGGACCCAGATCGCCCCTGGCTCACGCACTGTGTTGGGTATTGGGCCGGGCCCAGTCGATCTCGTGGACAAAGTCACTGGACACTTAAAACTTTATTAA
- the ptrh2 gene encoding peptidyl-tRNA hydrolase 2, mitochondrial isoform X5 — translation MDSVSSQIAIGVLAGVGCGLCIGWLLRGRLGGRARGLMPAGANGGGSVTSVMGESGEFKMTLVVRNDLKMGKGKVAAQCSHAAVSAFKQVQRRNPDLLRQWEYCGQPKVVVRAPDEESLIELLAHAKELGLPVSLIQDAGRTQIAPGSRTVLGIGPGPVDLVDKVTGHLKLY, via the coding sequence ATGGATTCGGTGTCCAGCCAGATAGCGATCGGCGTTCTGGCCGGCGTGGGCTGCGGACTGTGCATCGGGTGGCTCCTCCGCGGTCggctgggcgggcgggcgaggggCCTGATGCCCGCGGGCGCGAACGGCGGCGGGAGCGTGACCAGCGTGATGGGCGAGAGCGGCGAGTTCAAGATGACCCTGGTGGTGCGGAACGACCTGAAGATGGGCAAGGGCAAGGTGGCGGCGCAGTGCTCGCACGCGGCCGTCTCCGCCTTCAAGCAGGTCCAGCGCCGGAACCCGGACCTCCTCAGGCAGTGGGAGTACTGCGGCCAGCCCAAGGTGGTGGTCCGGGCGCCGGACGAGGAGAGCCTGATCGAGCTGCTGGCCCACGCTAAGGAGCTCGGGCTGCCCGTCAGCCTGATTCAGGACGCAGGGAGGACCCAGATCGCCCCTGGCTCACGCACTGTGTTGGGTATTGGGCCGGGCCCAGTCGATCTCGTGGACAAAGTCACTGGACACTTAAAACTTTATTAA
- the ptrh2 gene encoding peptidyl-tRNA hydrolase 2, mitochondrial isoform X4 yields MVCHLRMDSVSSQIAIGVLAGVGCGLCIGWLLRGRLGGRARGLMPAGANGGGSVTSVMGESGEFKMTLVVRNDLKMGKGKVAAQCSHAAVSAFKQVQRRNPDLLRQWEYCGQPKVVVRAPDEESLIELLAHAKELGLPVSLIQDAGRTQIAPGSRTVLGIGPGPVDLVDKVTGHLKLY; encoded by the exons ATGGTTTGTCA CCTTAGAATGGATTCGGTGTCCAGCCAGATAGCGATCGGCGTTCTGGCCGGCGTGGGCTGCGGACTGTGCATCGGGTGGCTCCTCCGCGGTCggctgggcgggcgggcgaggggCCTGATGCCCGCGGGCGCGAACGGCGGCGGGAGCGTGACCAGCGTGATGGGCGAGAGCGGCGAGTTCAAGATGACCCTGGTGGTGCGGAACGACCTGAAGATGGGCAAGGGCAAGGTGGCGGCGCAGTGCTCGCACGCGGCCGTCTCCGCCTTCAAGCAGGTCCAGCGCCGGAACCCGGACCTCCTCAGGCAGTGGGAGTACTGCGGCCAGCCCAAGGTGGTGGTCCGGGCGCCGGACGAGGAGAGCCTGATCGAGCTGCTGGCCCACGCTAAGGAGCTCGGGCTGCCCGTCAGCCTGATTCAGGACGCAGGGAGGACCCAGATCGCCCCTGGCTCACGCACTGTGTTGGGTATTGGGCCGGGCCCAGTCGATCTCGTGGACAAAGTCACTGGACACTTAAAACTTTATTAA
- the ptrh2 gene encoding peptidyl-tRNA hydrolase 2, mitochondrial isoform X3, translating into MDCAGQPKALRNLSLRMDSVSSQIAIGVLAGVGCGLCIGWLLRGRLGGRARGLMPAGANGGGSVTSVMGESGEFKMTLVVRNDLKMGKGKVAAQCSHAAVSAFKQVQRRNPDLLRQWEYCGQPKVVVRAPDEESLIELLAHAKELGLPVSLIQDAGRTQIAPGSRTVLGIGPGPVDLVDKVTGHLKLY; encoded by the exons ATGGATTGTGCCGGTCAGCCTAAGGCTCTGCGCAATCTGAG CCTTAGAATGGATTCGGTGTCCAGCCAGATAGCGATCGGCGTTCTGGCCGGCGTGGGCTGCGGACTGTGCATCGGGTGGCTCCTCCGCGGTCggctgggcgggcgggcgaggggCCTGATGCCCGCGGGCGCGAACGGCGGCGGGAGCGTGACCAGCGTGATGGGCGAGAGCGGCGAGTTCAAGATGACCCTGGTGGTGCGGAACGACCTGAAGATGGGCAAGGGCAAGGTGGCGGCGCAGTGCTCGCACGCGGCCGTCTCCGCCTTCAAGCAGGTCCAGCGCCGGAACCCGGACCTCCTCAGGCAGTGGGAGTACTGCGGCCAGCCCAAGGTGGTGGTCCGGGCGCCGGACGAGGAGAGCCTGATCGAGCTGCTGGCCCACGCTAAGGAGCTCGGGCTGCCCGTCAGCCTGATTCAGGACGCAGGGAGGACCCAGATCGCCCCTGGCTCACGCACTGTGTTGGGTATTGGGCCGGGCCCAGTCGATCTCGTGGACAAAGTCACTGGACACTTAAAACTTTATTAA